The DNA region TACAATCCCGTCCAGGCGTGATATAATCAGGGGGAAGCCAACAACTGAAATAGGACGGTGGGAAAACTTGTTTCCTAAAGTGAACGATCTCGTATACATTCAGGTCGCCTCGACAGACAAGCAGGATACGGATAAGGAATGTAAATCGCGGATCGCGGACGTGGAAGAAGAATCGTTTCTGATCGAGGTTCCGATCGAGAGCGGAAGCGGGCGCATCAAGAAGCTTTACATCGGGGACGAGCTTTCCATTTATTTTTTGACCGATGACGGAGTTAAAAATTACTTCAATACATATGTGCTCGGTTTTGCCGACGAGGTCGTACAGCTGGTGCGCATCCGCAAACCGGAAGCGGAGACGATCACCAAAATTCAGCGCCGCCATTTTTTGCGGGTTGTCGCTTCGCTGGAAATCGCCGTTAAAACGAAAAACAATCTTCGCTTTGTTACCTATACCGAAGACGTCAGCGGAGGCGGCGTTTCTTTTATTTGCGACGGCACGTACAAGCTCGTTCAAGGCGACCAGCTGTTCTGCTGGCTGCTGCTTTCGTTCAAGAACGGATCGATCGATCACGTTCCTTTCGAAGCCGAAGTGGTGCGCACGAAGAAGCTGGAAACCGGAAAAGCGATGATCATGATCAAATTCGTCAGCATCTCCGATATGGAGCGGCAGAAATTGATTCGCTACTGCTTCGAGCGCCAGTTTGATTTCAAAAACCGCTAATCCGGCGGGTTTTCTCCTTTTCGCATTTGGAGAAGCTATATTTTAACGGCTGATCATGAAAATGGCGCGAGGAGGAAATGAAGATGGTGAAATTGAACGATGACGAAGCATATACAGCGCTGTTTATAGAGTTTTCCGGGAAGGTTGAAAAGGCGCTGAAGAAGGCGGCGATCGCATTGCTTGCGGCGCTGTGCCTGTTCCAGGGATTGCTGCGGATTCCCGAACTCAGGCCCTTTCTCGCTTCGGCGGATCAATTCGAAGGTGCCCCGCTTTATAAGGACGAGTTCAAAAAGCCGGGTTTTTAGCACCGAAGCTTATGCTTCCGAAGCGCGTTTTTTCAAAACGCTTTAGGTTGGATGAAGCTAGGGACGAAAGGAGCGGAGCGTAGGAATAACCTGCGTGAGCAACTGAAATGTTTCCGCAGGAAACATGCGCCGGAAGCATATGCTTAGGCCCGGCTGAATTCAAGATTCGACGCCCGATCCGCTTCTTGACCTACTTCGTGATGAAAAGCCGGCAGGATAAATCGGGCGGCTAAGCCTTTTGTTTCTTTTGCATCCCTTTGCTATCTGTGGTATAATTTTCACGTCGCAGGCAATGCCTGCTTTTTTCTTGAGGATCAGTTTTGAGGAGGAATGCCCCTTTGGCAAGCGAGGCGTCAACATCACAGGCTAAGATCAACATCGCGATCGACGGTCCTGCTGGGGCAGGGAAAAGCACGATAGCCCGCATGGTTGCCGGCAGATTGTCCTACGTATACGTCGATACCGGCGCAATGTACCGGGCGGCGACATGGTATTTCCTGCGGCAGGGCATTGAACCGGACGAGGTGGACAAAGTGCTGCAAATCGTCCCCGATCTGGTTATTGAATTATTGCCCGGCGAGCAGGGGCAGCAGGTGATTGTGAACGGCCAGGACGTGACGGAAGAAATCCGTTCCATGGCGGTAAATGCGAAGGTGTCCCGATATGCGCAAATCGAGGGGCTGCGAACCAGGCTTGTCTCGCTGCAGCGGCAAATGGCTTTGCGCAAAGGCGTCGTGATGGACGGGCGCGATATCGGCACCACCGTGCTGCCCGACGCGGAAGTCAAGATTTACATGACGGCCAGCGTTGAGGAACGGGCGCGCCGGAGATACAAGGAAATGAAAGAGCAGGATCGGGTTTCGTTCGAAGAACTGGTGAACTCTATCGCGGAACGCGACCGTCTGGATCAGGAACGGGAGGTTTCCCCCCTGCGGCAAGCGCATGACGCGACCTATCTGGATACGACCGAGATGACCCTGGATGAAGTCGCCGACCGGATCGTTTCCTTGTGCAGAAATTATGGAAGTGAGAGAGGAACAAGATGATTTACCGCTTCTGCCGCGCTGTGCTTCGCGCGCTTTACAAGCTGCTGTTTCGCCTTGAAGTCACCGGTTTGGAGCATATTCCGCGAGAGGGCGGCGTGCTTCTTTGCTCCAATCATCTTACGTTGCTGGATCCGCCGACGATCGGCGTCATGCTGAAACGCAAGGTGCATTTTATGGCCAAACAGGAACTGTTCCGGATATTTGGCTTCGGTTGGCTGATTACAAAACTTGGCGCTTTTCCCGTCAAAAGGGGAGGCGTGAGCAAGGAGTCGATCAAAACGGCGTTAACGCTGCTCCGTTCGGGGCATGTGATGGGGATCTTCCCCGAAGGCCGCCGCGTCAAAAACGGGGAAGGCGGCGGGATCGGCAAGAAAGGTGCGGCCACGTTCGCTCTTCGCAGCGATGCGGTCGTGATTCCGGTAGCTATCGTAGGCGATTATAAATTGTTTCGCAAATTGAAGGTGGCGTATGGTCCGCCCGTCGACTTGTCCGAATTTAAGGAGAAGGATGTTCCGGATGCGGCCGAGCAAGCCACGGAGAGAATTATGGCGGCCATCGCAGCGCTCAAAAATCTGTGAGAATGACCGGCCCTGCCGGAGCAATGCATGAAGGCGGGGAACTTTTGGGAAGCTATATTTTAGAAATGTTTTGAACTTCGCTTCATGCGGGTTTAAATAAATGGGTTTTTGAATTGAGGAGGTTATTGACATGTCGGAAGAAACAAAAAATGTTCAGGAAGCTGCGGAAGTGGCAAGCCAGGACGAAATGGAACAAATCGTTTCCTTGAAAAAGGGGGACACCGTCAAAGGGACGATCGTCAAAATCGAGGATAACCAAGCTTACGTAAGCATTGGATATAAATATGACGGTGTTATTCCTATCCGCGAATTGTCCTCCGTACACTTGGACAATGCGGCGGACGCCGTTCAAGTCGGCCAAGAAGTCGAAACCAAAGTCGTGAGCATCGACGACGAGAAAGAACGCCTCGTGCTTTCCAAACGCGCGATCGACAGCGAAAACGCTTGGGAAGACCTGGAGAAGAAATTCGCCAGCCAAGAGACGTTCGAAGTTACGGTGGCCGATGTTGTCAAAGGCGGTATTGTGGCTGACGTAGGAGTCCGCGGCTTCATTCCGGCATCGATGGTGGAGCGTCACTTCGTGGAAGACTTCAGCGACTACAAAGGCCGTACGCTGCGCGTTAAGGTGAAGGAACTGGACCGCGAGAACAACAAGGTCATCCTTTCCCAAAAAGACGTGCTCGACGAGGAATTCGAAGCCAACAAACAAAAGGTCATGAGCGAACTGCAGGAAGGGCAAGTGCTGGAAGGCACGGTTCAGCGTTTGACGCAATTCGGCGCGTTTGTTGACGTAGGCGGCGTAGACGGCCTGGTCCACGTGTCCGAAATCGCCTGGAGCCATGTCGACAAACCGGCGGACGTTCTGAGCGAAGGCGAGAAGGTCAAAGTGAAGGTGCTGAAAGTCGACCCGGAAAAGGGCAAAATCAGCCTCAGCATCAAAGCCGCTCTTCCAGGTCCTTGGGATACGGCAGCCGAGAAGTTCCATACCGGCGATATCGTGAGCGGCGAAGTGAAACGCCTCGTCAATTTTGGCGCGTTTGTGGAAATCGCGCCGGGCGTGGAAGGACTCGTTCATATCTCTCAAATTTCGCATAAACATATCGGTACCCCGCATGAAGTGCTGAAGGAAGGCCAAACGGTGCAAGTCAAAGTGCTTGACGTCAATCCGGCCGAAAAACGGGTTAGCCTCAGCATCAAGGAAACCGAAGAAGCTCCGGCTCCAGCTCCGAGAAGCGAAAAACCGTCCAAAGGCAGCGGCGTGAGAAAAGAAGATTTGGGCGATAACCCGAATGTTTCGCTGAGCAACCAAGGCCTTAGCATTACGCTCGGAGAGCGCTTTGGCGACAAACTGAGCAAATTGAAATAAAATGGTGTAGCAGGCTCGATCATCGGCGGACCCTGAAGAAGCGGGTTCGCCGATTTTGTTTGCCGGCCTTGGGGCCGGGGACTTAAGGGCGTGTTAGCCATTTTATGTTTTTTTTGCTATGATGAAATACGTGTATTGCGACGAAACAAGGTGATTTTAATCATATAAGATGGAACGCTTACAAACCTAGGAGGAATGTCTATGGCAAGACCCGTAGTGGCTATTGTCGGGAGGCCGAACGTGGGGAAGTCTACCATTTTCAACCGCATTATCGGCGACCGCCTCGCCATTGTAGAAGATAAGCCGGGAATTACGCGCGACCGGATATACGGGGTTTCGGAATGGAACGGCAAGCCCTTCAGCATCATCGATACGGGCGGTATTGAGCTGGATGACGAAGAACCGATTTTGAAGTCGATCCGGATGCAGGCGGAGCTTGCCATCGAAGAAGCGGACGTCATCGTCTTTATGTGCGATGGCAAAACGGGGGTTACTTCTTCGGACGAAGAGGTGGCGGCCTTGCTGTACCGCTCCGGCAAACCGATCATCGTGGCCGTCAACAAGGTGGACAATATCGGGCGGATGGAGAACATCTACGAATTTTACAATTTGGGCTTCGGCGAACCGATCGGCGTCTCCGGCAGCCATGGAACAGGCATCGGCGATTTGCTCGACGCGATTACGGACAATCTTCCGGAAGAGACGGAGGACGAATACGACGAAGATGTCATTCGCGTAGCTCTCATCGGCCGGCCCAACGTCGGAAAATCTTCACTGGTGAACGCCATTTTGGGAGAAGAACGGGTGATTGTCAGCGACATTGCCGGTACGACGCGCGATGCGATCGATACCCCCTTCGAGAAGGATGGTCAGCGTTATGTCCTGATCGATACGGCCGGGATGCGCAAGCGCGGCAAGGTTTATGAAACGACCGAAAAATACAGCGTCATGCGCGCGATGAAAGCGATTGAACGCGCGGACGTGGTGTTGGTGGTGATCAACGGCGAGGAGGGCATCATCGAGCAGGATAAGCATATCGCCGGTTACGCCTATGAAGCAGGCAAAGCTTCCGTCTTCGTCGTCAACAAATGGGATGCGGTCGAAAAGGATGATAAAACGATGCACCAGTTCGAGCAAAAAATCCGCGACCATTTCCTGTTCATGACCTACGCGCCGGTCGTATTCCTGTCGGCCAAAACGAAGCAGCGCCTGCACAAGCTGCTGCCGGTCGTGCAGCATGTCGCCGACCAGCACGCTAAACGGGTGCAGACGCATTTGCTCAACGACGTCGTTTCCGATGCCATCGCGATCAATCCGCCGCCGACGGACAAAGGACGCCGTTTGCGTATCAACTACGTGACCCAGGTAGCCGTGAAGCCGCCGACAGTCGTGGTGTTCGTGAACGATCCGGAGCTGATGCATTTCTCCTACGAACGGTATTTGGAGAACAAAATCCGGGCGGCATTCGATTTTGAAGGAACGCCGATCCGGCTGTTTACGCGGCGCAAGTCTGATGAAGGTTAGGGGAGAGTAAGGTGATTTTACCCATCGTATCAGTAGTTGTTTGTTATTTGCTGGGCTCGGTCAGCTTCAGCGTGGTCCTGTCGAAGCTCTTGAAAGGGATCGACATCCGCCAGCACGGCAGCGGCAACGCCGGAGCGACCAATACGCTGCGCGTGCTCGGCAAGGGTCCGGCGATTTTGGTGCTTGCGCTTGACGTATTAAAAGGGATCGCCGCCGTATGGCTCGGACGCTGGCTGGGAGGCGGCGACGCGTGGACGGCGGCGCTTTGCGGTATTGCGGCGATCATCGGCCACAATTGGCCGCTGTATTTTCGCTTTCGCGGGGGAAAAGGGATCGCCACCACGATCGGCGTGATGGCCACTCTCTTTTTCTTCCCGGCCTTGTACGCCGGCATCATCGCTATTCTCTCGATTGTGTTTACCCGTTACGTATCCTTAGGTTCCTTGATCTTCGTGTTTTTGACGCCGATTTTTCTTGCGGTTTCCGGCGAATTCGGCCCCTATTTTTGGACGAGTCTGATCATTGGCGTGTTCGCCTTCTGGAGACATCGCACGAATATCGTCAAAATCGTTCAAGGAAAGGAAAACAAGCTGGGTTCCAAAGGAGGAAAACGAGTTGTCTGAGAAAGCCGCCGTGCTGGTGGCGGGCAGTTGGGGGACGGCACTAGCCAGCGTGCTCGCCGACAAAAATATGGAAGTGTCCCTATGGACGCGAAATGAAGCGCAAAAGGAAGAGATCAACGTCTTGCACCGCAATGAGCGTTTTTTGCCGGGGGTGGCGTTGCCGGGCAACCTGAAGGCCACCACGGATTTGGAAACCGCCGTCAACGGGGCCAAAGCGGTGGTCATGGTCGCCCCTTCCTCCGCCGTGCGCGAGGTGGCCCGCTCGCTTAAACCGTATTGGCGCGAGGATATGCTGATAGTCCATGCCACCAAAGGCTTTGAAATCGAAAGCCTCAAGCGCATGTCGACGGTCATCTCGGAAGAGCTTGGCTGCGAGGAGGGCCGGATCGTCGTGTTGTCCGGACCGAGCCATGCGGAGGAGGTCGTCAAGCGCAGCCCGACCACGGTGGTGGTCGCTTCGCTGGTGGAGGAACAAGCCGATTTGGCCCAAGACTTGTTTATGAATTCGTATTTCCGCGTCTATACGAACCGCGATATGGTCGGGGTCGAACTGGCCGGAGCGCTGAAGAACATCATCGCGCTTGGGGCCGGGATGTCCGACGGGCTTGGCTTTGGAGACAACGCCAAAGCGGCGCTGCTGACCCGCGGGCTTGCGGAAATCACCCGGATCGGTGTGGAAATGGGCGCCAATCCGCTGACGTTCGCCGGACTGGCCGGCATCGGCGACCTGGTCGTGACGGCGACGAGCCGGCACAGCCGCAATTGGCGGGCCGGATATATGCTCGGACAGGGCAAGCCGCTCCCGGAAGTGCTGAGTTCGATGGGCATGGTGGTTGAAGGGATCCGCACGACGAAAGCGGCCCATGCCATTTCGCAGAAATACCAGGTGCAGATGCCGATCGCCGCGCAGCTGCATCACGTCTTGTTCGAAGGGCTGGACCCGCGGACGGCGGTGGAAGCGCTGATGGGGCGCGACCGGAAGACCGAAATGGAGGTCATGTCGCTGGAGACCTGGGAGCAGTGGCATTCCTAGAGCCCGTTTTGCATAGACAGCTTCACCTTTACGCAAGCCTCCTCATACATTGGTGAAGAGGACAGCGGAGGAGGCGAATGCATGAGCAAAATATCCAAGGAAGCCCTGAACACCATCAACAAAAAAACGGGCAAAAATATTACGGAAAGCTCGGTAAGAAAACTGGCCAGCACGGTTAAACCGTCAACGATGCAAAACGAAGCGGAGCTGCGGAAGCTGATCAAGCAGGTGTCCGCGATGGCCAAAATCCCCGTTTCGGAAAGCACCGTGTCGGAAATCGTCAACGCCGTGAAAAAGAGCGGCATGAACCCGGCCAATATGGAAGCCATGATGAAAATGATGATGAAAAAATAATGATACGGGGCCATCCCCCAAACATCGGCTCTGCGGCGTGAAAGCTGCAGGGCGTTTTTTTAAGAATATAGAAATTTAGGTTTTCATCCGTCATTTTTGCAAGTACGTCGGTAGACGTTTTTCTTAAGTCCCTTCGGCGCGTAGCCTATAAAGCGGCGAGATGCTATAATATGGATCATATCAATCCAAACGAAATGGGAGAATCAAACCGATGGATGCAATGACGAAAATGTGGCTATCGATCGCAGCCGTTTTGATTATGGGATTATCCGTGTTTTTGATTACGTTTGCACGGGCGAAAACGAAAGGCATCGTTAAGGGAATCCTTTCGTTGCTGGCTTTTGTCATCATGCTGGCGGGCTTTCTGACCGGCCTCGTTTCCATCACATAAATTTCGTTAGGAAGCAGCGTGAAATTCTTGGCAGGAAAGAGAAGAGGGAGTTAACATGAATGGAAATCGGAGCTATGCATTTCCGGGACTAACCGCGGCCATCGGGCAAATGGCCGGGCTGTGCGCGGGGGCCGAGGCCAAGTGGCTGCTCGGGGGCAGCTGCGGCTTGTGGCTGCAGGGCGTCCGGCTCGATACGCGGCCCAGGGATATCGACGTGTATGCCGATGAAGGGGACGCGCGGCTTGTGCATGAGCGAATGAGCGAGTATGCTACCGATATCCCCAGGCAAGACCGGACCGGCTCGTACGCGTCGCTGCTTAGCCATTACCGGCTTGACGGCGTGACGGTTGAACTGGTCGGCGGATTTGAGGTGAAAACGGACAGCGCATATTACCGGACCGAAATCGCGGGGATTCTGGACGAGAACGCTCCCCTTGTCCGTTTGGGCGAGGCGGAGCTTCGCTTGATGCCGCTCGCCCATGAGTTTGTTTTTAACGTGCTGCGCGCGCGGCCGGACCGGTATTTGGCGATTGCCGAAGTTATCCGCGGCGAGGCTGACCGCCACTTGCCGCTGCTTCGCGAACTGCTGCGGAGAAATCAATGGACGGCCGGTATCGTCGGAAAAATGGCCGAGGTGCTGGATCGCCCGCTGCTGTCCGGGCCGTGGGGCGAATACGGCGGCGGACAAGCATAAGGAGGTGCGCCGGTGGAGGTTCAGGTCATGTTTTGGCCGCAGGGCAAAAAGGTGAAGGTACGGCAGGGAACAAACGTGTTGAGGGCGGCCCGGGAGGCCAGGCTCCATATCGCGACCCGCTGCGGCGGCCAAGCCGCCTGTCTGCTGTGCAAGGTCCGGGTGGAGAAGGGAGGCGGGAGCGCGTTATCCCCGCTCTCCGCGGCGGAAGCGCGCAAGCTTGGCGCGCTGGCGGAGGAAGGCATCCGGCTCGCCTGTCAGGCCAAAGTGATCGGAAATGCCGAAATCCATCTCCCGGAGGACCCGTTAAAGGCGGCCGTACGCAAGAAACTGCTGGAACAGCAGGAAGACGACAGATTGTGGTAATAATGCCACAGCCCCGATCGGGGAACCGGAAGAAAGAAATGAAAAGGATGGAAGCGAACAATGCCGGGAAATCGAAATATCCGTAGATTCGAAGAAACCATGGCGCGGCAAATCGGTTTGGGCATGCTGCTGCTCGCCCTCATAACGCTCCTGTCAGGATGTATGTATCGTGGAGAGCAGCAGGCCGGACCGGTTTCCTATATGGATAGCGTCGACCGCGTCCAGCGGGCGCTGGACCGTTTTCAGGAGCGGGAGGGGATTCTCCCGATCATCACCGCCGGGGAGGAGACGCCGCGGTACGAGAAGTACCGGATCGACCTGGACCGCCTGAAGCGGCTGGGATATCTCGACGAAATTCCGTCGGCCGCCTTTGAAAAAGGGGGCAGCGTCTATTTTCTCGTTATCAATGAAGAGGTGGACCCTGCGGTAAAAGTGCTGGATCTCCCTACCGTGCAAAAGGTCAACGATGTCCAGCGGAGCGTAACCGCTTACCGTTCCTCCCACGGCGGCCGGCTGCCGGGAGAGGAGGCGGGGGAGACGTATCCGGGGCTGTATACGGTCGATCTTTCGCTCATCGGGGCCGAGAACGATGAACCGGTCAGTGTATACTCCGGCGAAACGTTGTCCTACATTATGGACTCCCAGGGCACGGTATATGTGGACTATGCCTTTGACATGATGCAAATCATCGACAAGACCCAGGCGGCTCCAAAGCAAGGCGAGGACTTAAGAACGATATTAACCGGCAATTCGTATTTTGTGCCGGTCAAGTCGCTGCCCTACCGGTTTATCGACGGGGCGCCGGTCCCGGTAGTCGAGGCGGATTGACGGGCCGCGGGCCAGGTGAGGCGATGGATGGCAAGGCCGCTTCGGAATATTTTCCGGACGGCCTTTTTTGCTAGGCAGCTTATACAGTCATACTTTTTTCAATAGAATCATACAAATGGAGCATGGCGGATAAATGCCCGTCTTGTTCGGCGCGAATCGGACGATAAATTGCCAGTTCAAAAAGCTTCGTGATCAAAAGATGACTTTTTGAACTACCTCTTAAAGCAAAAAAAATGGGCTTGGACGGTTAATGCCGTCATATTTCCGCATCTGGTACATATGCTGTTACTAGTCCAAATGCAGGTACGAGTTTACGCCGCTTCGTTCAGCTTCGATCCAAGCCTTGGTTTACGGCGGCGGACATGGGCAAGAGGAGCTGCCGCTCCTGCCGTAACAGTGAAGCCCGAAATATTGGTAAATCAACGAAGCGGATGCTCGGGGAGCATTTTTCCTTCGGCGAAATTTGAGGAGGGGATATCATTGGTATTGGAGAAAGTGGACATTTTTAAGGACATTGCCGAACGAACCGGGGGCGATATTTATCTGGGCGTCGTTGGAGCCGTCCGCACCGGAAAATCGACGTTCATCAAACGTTTTATGGAAACCGTCGTGCTTCCGAACATCGCGAATGAAGCGGACCGGGTTCGCGCCGTGGATGAACTTCCGCAAAGCGCCGCCGGAAAAACGATCATGACGACCGAACCGAAGTTCGTGCCGAACAATGCGGTTCAGATCAAAGTGGCGGAAGGTTTGGAGGTCAACGTAAGGCTCGTCGATTGCGTCGGATACGCCGTGGAAGGCGCAAAAGGCTACGAGGATGAGAACGGGCCGAGAATGATCTCCACGCCATGGTTCGAAGATCCGATCCCGTTCCAGGAAGCGGCGGAAATCGGAACTCGCAAAGTAATTCAGGAGCACTCCACGCTGGGGGTTGTCGTTACGACGGATGGGACGATCGCCGATATTCCGCGCTATTCCTACGTCGAATCGGAGGAACGGGTCGTTGCCGAATTGAAAGAGGTAGGCAAACCTTTTGTGCTCGTCATCAACTCGACGCGCCCGAACAGCGAAGAAGCGCAGCAGCTGCGGGGAGAGCTGGCGGCGAAATACGATATCCCCGTCATCGCGCTCAGCGCGGCGACGATGACCGAAGAAGACGTGACCGGCGTGCTTCGCGAAGTGCTGTACGAGTTCCCGGTTCACGAAGTCAACGTCAATCTGCCCAGCTGGGTTATGGTGCTGAACGAAAATCACTGGCTGCGCAGCAATTATGAAAACTCCGTCCGCGATACGGTGAAGGACATCCGCCGGCTGCGGGATGTCGACCGCGTCGTCGGAAACTTCATGGAATACGATTTCATCGAACGGGCCGGCCTCAGCGGCCTGAACATGGGGCAGGGTGTCGCGGAAATCGATCTGTACGCCCCGGACGATCTGTACGACCGCATCCTGGTGGAAGTGGTCGGCGTGGAAATCCGCGGCAAAGACCATCTGCTGCAGCTGATGCAGGAATTTACGCATGCCAAACGGGAATATGACCGGTTTGCCGAAGCGCTGGAGATGGTCAAAACGACCGGCTACGGCATCGCCGCTCCGTCGTTGGCCGAAATGATGCTCGACGAGCCGGAATTGATCCGCCAGGGCTCCAGATTCGGGGTCAGACTGAAAGCGACGGCTCCGTCGATTCATATGATCCGCGTCGATGTCGAATCGGAATTCGCCCCGATTATCGGCACCGAAAAGCAAAGCGAGGAACTGGTCCGCTACCTGATGCAGGACTTCGAAAACGACCCGATCAAAATTTGGGAATCGGACATTTTCGGGCGCTCGCTGCACTCGATCGTACGCGAAGGCATCCAGGGCAAAATCGCCATGATGCCGGACAATGCCCGCTACAAGCTGCAGGAAACGCTGGGGCGGATCATCAACGAAGGTTCCGGCGGCCTCATCGCCATCATTTTGTAGCTATAATTGCCTCCTCAATGACCGTGCGCGTGCTGATCTTTGGCCGCGTGCGGTTGTTTTGTTGCGTCCAGGTTCGATCTGGGCAAAGCGGCTATCGACTTCGCGGATCAGAACGAGCCGTTGTAGGAAAGCGATTTGTCCTACCCGAGCGGGCCTGCTCTTTACTCCAGCTTTCTTGGTCCCTTGTTGAATGGATTAGTTGCAAAACATACAGCAGCTTATCCGGAAATGCTGCCACAGCGCTTGATGAAGTGTAAAACCTGCAGTTATTCCGCTATCTTTCGAAGAAGAGGCAAAGACACGAAGAAGTAGTTGTACGAAATGCAGTTAAGCGAATGGTTGGGTAAATGGATATAAAGTTAGTTGTATGATTTGCGATTGGTTAGACGTTTTTCTTATATCGCGGCAGGTGTTTATATATTAAACTTACATAATGATCCAAGTTAATAGTTTCCAAAGGAGCAAGACATGTCAAACCGTAAATGGACTTTGATCCTTATCCCTGTCTTCCTGCCATTCGCCTGGCTGCTGTTACAATTTACTCTGTCTTCTCTTCAAATTCACCAATTTGCCGAGCAATTGAAGACGGTTTCGCCAACAGACGGCGGTTCC from Paenibacillus macerans includes:
- the rpsA gene encoding 30S ribosomal protein S1, producing the protein MSEETKNVQEAAEVASQDEMEQIVSLKKGDTVKGTIVKIEDNQAYVSIGYKYDGVIPIRELSSVHLDNAADAVQVGQEVETKVVSIDDEKERLVLSKRAIDSENAWEDLEKKFASQETFEVTVADVVKGGIVADVGVRGFIPASMVERHFVEDFSDYKGRTLRVKVKELDRENNKVILSQKDVLDEEFEANKQKVMSELQEGQVLEGTVQRLTQFGAFVDVGGVDGLVHVSEIAWSHVDKPADVLSEGEKVKVKVLKVDPEKGKISLSIKAALPGPWDTAAEKFHTGDIVSGEVKRLVNFGAFVEIAPGVEGLVHISQISHKHIGTPHEVLKEGQTVQVKVLDVNPAEKRVSLSIKETEEAPAPAPRSEKPSKGSGVRKEDLGDNPNVSLSNQGLSITLGERFGDKLSKLK
- a CDS encoding 2Fe-2S iron-sulfur cluster-binding protein, with the protein product MEVQVMFWPQGKKVKVRQGTNVLRAAREARLHIATRCGGQAACLLCKVRVEKGGGSALSPLSAAEARKLGALAEEGIRLACQAKVIGNAEIHLPEDPLKAAVRKKLLEQQEDDRLW
- a CDS encoding flagellar brake protein, coding for MFPKVNDLVYIQVASTDKQDTDKECKSRIADVEEESFLIEVPIESGSGRIKKLYIGDELSIYFLTDDGVKNYFNTYVLGFADEVVQLVRIRKPEAETITKIQRRHFLRVVASLEIAVKTKNNLRFVTYTEDVSGGGVSFICDGTYKLVQGDQLFCWLLLSFKNGSIDHVPFEAEVVRTKKLETGKAMIMIKFVSISDMERQKLIRYCFERQFDFKNR
- a CDS encoding DUF2768 family protein, producing the protein MDAMTKMWLSIAAVLIMGLSVFLITFARAKTKGIVKGILSLLAFVIMLAGFLTGLVSIT
- the plsY gene encoding glycerol-3-phosphate 1-O-acyltransferase PlsY, which produces MILPIVSVVVCYLLGSVSFSVVLSKLLKGIDIRQHGSGNAGATNTLRVLGKGPAILVLALDVLKGIAAVWLGRWLGGGDAWTAALCGIAAIIGHNWPLYFRFRGGKGIATTIGVMATLFFFPALYAGIIAILSIVFTRYVSLGSLIFVFLTPIFLAVSGEFGPYFWTSLIIGVFAFWRHRTNIVKIVQGKENKLGSKGGKRVV
- the cmk gene encoding (d)CMP kinase, whose product is MASEASTSQAKINIAIDGPAGAGKSTIARMVAGRLSYVYVDTGAMYRAATWYFLRQGIEPDEVDKVLQIVPDLVIELLPGEQGQQVIVNGQDVTEEIRSMAVNAKVSRYAQIEGLRTRLVSLQRQMALRKGVVMDGRDIGTTVLPDAEVKIYMTASVEERARRRYKEMKEQDRVSFEELVNSIAERDRLDQEREVSPLRQAHDATYLDTTEMTLDEVADRIVSLCRNYGSERGTR
- a CDS encoding stage VI sporulation protein F; translation: MSKISKEALNTINKKTGKNITESSVRKLASTVKPSTMQNEAELRKLIKQVSAMAKIPVSESTVSEIVNAVKKSGMNPANMEAMMKMMMKK
- a CDS encoding NAD(P)H-dependent glycerol-3-phosphate dehydrogenase; this encodes MSEKAAVLVAGSWGTALASVLADKNMEVSLWTRNEAQKEEINVLHRNERFLPGVALPGNLKATTDLETAVNGAKAVVMVAPSSAVREVARSLKPYWREDMLIVHATKGFEIESLKRMSTVISEELGCEEGRIVVLSGPSHAEEVVKRSPTTVVVASLVEEQADLAQDLFMNSYFRVYTNRDMVGVELAGALKNIIALGAGMSDGLGFGDNAKAALLTRGLAEITRIGVEMGANPLTFAGLAGIGDLVVTATSRHSRNWRAGYMLGQGKPLPEVLSSMGMVVEGIRTTKAAHAISQKYQVQMPIAAQLHHVLFEGLDPRTAVEALMGRDRKTEMEVMSLETWEQWHS
- the spoIVA gene encoding stage IV sporulation protein A, with amino-acid sequence MEKVDIFKDIAERTGGDIYLGVVGAVRTGKSTFIKRFMETVVLPNIANEADRVRAVDELPQSAAGKTIMTTEPKFVPNNAVQIKVAEGLEVNVRLVDCVGYAVEGAKGYEDENGPRMISTPWFEDPIPFQEAAEIGTRKVIQEHSTLGVVVTTDGTIADIPRYSYVESEERVVAELKEVGKPFVLVINSTRPNSEEAQQLRGELAAKYDIPVIALSAATMTEEDVTGVLREVLYEFPVHEVNVNLPSWVMVLNENHWLRSNYENSVRDTVKDIRRLRDVDRVVGNFMEYDFIERAGLSGLNMGQGVAEIDLYAPDDLYDRILVEVVGVEIRGKDHLLQLMQEFTHAKREYDRFAEALEMVKTTGYGIAAPSLAEMMLDEPELIRQGSRFGVRLKATAPSIHMIRVDVESEFAPIIGTEKQSEELVRYLMQDFENDPIKIWESDIFGRSLHSIVREGIQGKIAMMPDNARYKLQETLGRIINEGSGGLIAIIL
- the der gene encoding ribosome biogenesis GTPase Der, with the translated sequence MARPVVAIVGRPNVGKSTIFNRIIGDRLAIVEDKPGITRDRIYGVSEWNGKPFSIIDTGGIELDDEEPILKSIRMQAELAIEEADVIVFMCDGKTGVTSSDEEVAALLYRSGKPIIVAVNKVDNIGRMENIYEFYNLGFGEPIGVSGSHGTGIGDLLDAITDNLPEETEDEYDEDVIRVALIGRPNVGKSSLVNAILGEERVIVSDIAGTTRDAIDTPFEKDGQRYVLIDTAGMRKRGKVYETTEKYSVMRAMKAIERADVVLVVINGEEGIIEQDKHIAGYAYEAGKASVFVVNKWDAVEKDDKTMHQFEQKIRDHFLFMTYAPVVFLSAKTKQRLHKLLPVVQHVADQHAKRVQTHLLNDVVSDAIAINPPPTDKGRRLRINYVTQVAVKPPTVVVFVNDPELMHFSYERYLENKIRAAFDFEGTPIRLFTRRKSDEG
- a CDS encoding lysophospholipid acyltransferase family protein yields the protein MIYRFCRAVLRALYKLLFRLEVTGLEHIPREGGVLLCSNHLTLLDPPTIGVMLKRKVHFMAKQELFRIFGFGWLITKLGAFPVKRGGVSKESIKTALTLLRSGHVMGIFPEGRRVKNGEGGGIGKKGAATFALRSDAVVIPVAIVGDYKLFRKLKVAYGPPVDLSEFKEKDVPDAAEQATERIMAAIAALKNL